The genomic interval TTTTGTTTTGTTTGATGCCTGAGCAAATACGGTTTAAAATTAAAAAAACCCGTTTGATTCGCTCAAACGGGTTTATAAATATCTTGATTTTATTCAATACACTTTTAAATCGCTTGACTGCAATTGTAAAAATGATGATGATGGTTTTGAATAAAAGTCATGTCTTGTTTATTTCTATGCAAATATCAAAATTTTATTTTTAATTACACTAATATTTATCCTAAAAATTAGATCAAACTATAATTTTTATCAAATTAATAATATTTGTTTAAAATTTATATTTTTTATAATTTAAAATACCTTTTTAAACTTCCATAACAAACACTTATTTTTGCAGCCATGGAAAACATAAAACAGGTTACAAAAAAACTACAGCGCTCTGTTGCAGAAGCGATACAGCAATTTACAATGATTGCCGAAGGAGATAAAATTATGGTCTGCCTTTCTGGCGGAAAAGATAGTTATGCAATGCTTAACATGTTATTGTATTTCCAGAAAGTAGCGCCTATTTCTTTTGATATTGTTGCCGTTAATTTAGACCAAAAACAACCTGGTTTTCCAGAAGAAATACTCCCAACCTATTTACACAATTTAGGGGTTGATTATAAAATTATAGAAAAGAATACCTATAAGATTGTAATGGACAAAACGCCCGAAGGTAAAACAACTTGCAGCTTGTGCTCTCGTTTGCGTAGAGGAACGCTATATGAAGCTGCTAAAGATTTAGGTTGTAATAAATTGGCTTTAGGACATCATAGAAATGACATTCTAGAAACTTTTTTCTTAAACTTCTTTTTTGCAGGAAAAATGGAAACCATGCCTCCGAAATTTAAAAATGATGCAGGTGATTTAGTTGTTTTAAGACCTTTGGCTTTTTGTAAAGAAAGTGATATTGAAACGTATTCAGACTTTATGGACTTCCCTATCATTCCTTGTAATTTATGTGGTTCTCAAGAAAACTTGCAACGCCAAAACGTAAAACAAATGATTTCTGACTGGGAAACTGAATTCCCAAATAGAAATGCGATCATGATGAATGCTTTACAGAACGTATCTCCTTCTCACCTTTTAGATAAAAACTTATATGATTTTGATAATTTAGAATCTAAAATATCTGAACCGATAGCTACCATTTAGAGAAGTTAGAACTATTTTAAACGCATAAGATTTTAAAATAGAAAGCCAGATATTAACTATTCGGTAAAAGTGTTTGTATTTTTTGAAGTAAATCTTTAATTTCTTTTACAGCATTTAAATTTTCTTTTACAGGCATCGTACTTTGTCTCTCTATTAACTGAACAGGAATTACCATTTTAGAAATATTACTTTCATTTTTTAGCTGTATTAATATTTGCTTTACAGCTTGCTTCCCTATTTCTAAAAAATTTTGATGAACGGTTGTTAATGGCGGATTGTAATATGCACTATTTATAGTATCATCAAAACCAGTTACCGCTATTTGTGCTGGCACAGTATATTTTTGTTCTGCACAAGCCCTTAAAGCTCCCAATGCCATTTGATCATTCCCTACTAATAAAGTATCTATATTTTGTGGTCGCAAGAGTAGTTTTGCTGTTTCATAATACCCACTTTCAGCACTCCAATCTCCTGTTTCTATTGTCACAATTTCTGCATCCGAGGATTCTAGAATATCTAACCAAGCTTGTTTTCTTAAATTCGCAGCATGGGAATGAGCGGGTCCATTTAAAAGCGCAAACCTTTTTCTTCCTTGTTTCAACATTAACTCTGCAATTAACGCAGCGCCTTTGTAATGATCTGCAGCAACCTGACTCACATTTGCTTCAGGCGAAACATCAATAAATAGAAAAGGTAAATGCTTATGTTTTGCTACTAAGTTTTCCGCCAACTCTTTTTGCACAGGCAAATTCACAAACACAACGTCTACCTGTTGAGATTTCAACTCTCGTATGGCATTTTCTAAATTTTTCTCTTCAGAATTTGAAACAGCAATAGATATAGCATACCCAGCTTTTTCACTTTCTAAGCGAATTCCATTGACAATACTAGAAGCACCCTCCATGGTCATTTCTAATGTTATGACACCAAAAACCTTTGCTTTTTTACGTACTAAAAGCTGAGCTCCTTTATTTGGCACATACCCTAACTGATCAATTGCTTCCTGAACTTTTTTTAAGGTATTCGCATTCACTCCTTCTCCTCCATTAGTTACTCTAGAGACCGTTTGCGTAGAAACCCCTGCTAATTCTGCAACTTCTTTAAATGTTACCTTTTTATTCATAATCAAACCTTAATTACAACAAATATAATTGTTTAAAAATTACAATGTCTTATTCATAGAAAAATCTATACCTGTATGAAATTACAACAAGTATAGATTTTACAACTATCGGGGGATTAAAAAAAATTAAACTCATTAAATCTTCACTACAAAACCTCCTCCTGGAGCCATACGTACTGTAAACGTATCTTTTATATTTTCTGTTTTTTTCACAAAATCAACTCCATTCATATCTGCATTCGGCCCGTCCTTAAACACAGTAGCGGTTCCTGACTTTCCTGTAATTTCTTTTACATTGATCGTTATTTCACGAGCATCCCAGTTATTTAAACCACCAATATACCAGTCATTTCCTTTTCTACGAGCCGTAATAATGTACTCTCCTATTTTTCCATCAACAGTAATAGTTTCATCCCACGTAGTTGGAATAGAAGCAATAAACTCTGTACTAACCGGATTCTTTTCATAATTCGTTGGGGTATCACAAAGCATATTTAAAGGAGAAAAGAAAATTACATATTCTGCAAATTGATGCGTACGTGTTCCTTGACTCATCGGTTTTGAGAAGTTAGGAGCATATTGAGTTTCTACTTCATTTGTAATAGTATTTAAAGCCTTTACGGCATTATTCATAGCACCTTGCGTATAATCTACAGGTCCAGAAATCATTCTGATAAACGGAAACGTAACATCATAGGTAACTTGATCACATTCTTTTGGTTGCCATTTCATTTGCTCTAAACCATGCACTCCTTCAAAATTTAAAATATTTGGATAGGTACGTTGTAAACCTGCTGGTTTATAAGTACCATGAAGATCTACAATCAATTTATATTTTGCACACATTTGCGCAGAACGCTCGTTAAAATACACCAATTCTTGATCATCACCATTCATAAAATCGACCTTAAAACCTTTTACGCCCATTTCACTATAATGCTTACAAACCTCTTCCATATCTTTATCAAAGGCATAATAACCTGCCCAAAGAATAATATCTACATTTCGTTCTTTTGCATAATCAACCAGTTCTTTGATATCAATTTCAGGAACAACCTGCATTAAATCGTATACTTTATTAACCGACCAACCTTCATCTAAAATTACATATTCAATACCATTTTTTGAAGCAAAATCGATATAATATTTATACGTTCTATTATCAATACCTGCTTTAAAATCTACACCTTCTAAATTCCAGTTATTCCACCAATCCCAAGCAACTTTTCCTGGTTTAATCCAACTAGTATCTCCAATAGCATTTTTAGCAGCTAATTTGTAAGACATGGTTGTATTCGCCAACTCAACATCATTTCTTGTTACAATTGCCGCTCTCCAAGGAAAACTACGTGGTGCGTTTACTTTCGCTATAAAAGGATGTCTACTTTTTACAATTACTTGAAGATTATTATACCCTGCGTGTTCTTCTACATCATCTCTTAAAGGCGCAAAAAAAGCATTCATTGTATTTTTACCAATACTTGTGGTTAAGTACATTCCTGGATAATTTCTTAAATCACTTTCTGTAATGGTAATACGTTTTTGGTTTTTAGACTCGATGCTTAAAGGCAAAAACATCAACCTATTTTTATCTAAATCAGAAATTTTAGAACGTGTGTATTGATTTTCGAAAGATTGAAAAAGCTGATGCTCCATAGTTCCTGGAGAATACACATACGGTACTGTAGTCTCTACATCGTGTGCAAACTTATATTGCGCTTGCTCACTCACTACTTCATAATTTCCTTTTTTGGTTGAAGCAAAACGATACGCAACGCCATCATTATAAGCTCTAAACTCTAAACTCCAATGATCATTAAACGTTACAATAACATTATTGTATTCATCTCTTACCGTTTTAGATTTGTAAAAATGGGCATTAATTACATCATTCACTTTCGCTGTTTTAATATTTTTTATTTTAGAACCTAGTCCCCAGATAGTTCCATCAGACAAGGTCATAGAAAGATGAGAAGGCTCTAATACCTGCACTCCGTCTTGTGAAATAGTATAATAAATAGATTTACCTATACTTACTTCCGCCTGCGTTTTGCCATCAGGAGATTTTACGATTACTTTTTTATCTGCTGCAGACGTCGTTGTCGCTCCAAAAAGAATTAATAATACTGCTGCCATTAAAGAAAATGTATTTTTCATGATTATAAATTTTAAGTTAATTGTTGTTTATTTATTTTTTAAGTTGATTTACCACCAGATTTCAAATTGCAATCCATAGGTAAATCCGGAAGTATTATTCCCAAAAGGAGCCCCGTTAGGCGTATTACCAATCAGCCCTTTTAAATCATCGCTCCAAAAAGCGTAGGTAACAAACGGACGCAATACTGGGCGCGCGTAAAAACCTTTTTTTAACGAAAGCTCTGGCGTAAACGTTATTTTATCAAGATTACCAGAAACATTTAATTGTTCGTTTTTTATATACTCATGCGT from Polaribacter sejongensis carries:
- the ttcA gene encoding tRNA 2-thiocytidine(32) synthetase TtcA, with the translated sequence MENIKQVTKKLQRSVAEAIQQFTMIAEGDKIMVCLSGGKDSYAMLNMLLYFQKVAPISFDIVAVNLDQKQPGFPEEILPTYLHNLGVDYKIIEKNTYKIVMDKTPEGKTTCSLCSRLRRGTLYEAAKDLGCNKLALGHHRNDILETFFLNFFFAGKMETMPPKFKNDAGDLVVLRPLAFCKESDIETYSDFMDFPIIPCNLCGSQENLQRQNVKQMISDWETEFPNRNAIMMNALQNVSPSHLLDKNLYDFDNLESKISEPIATI
- a CDS encoding LacI family DNA-binding transcriptional regulator, giving the protein MNKKVTFKEVAELAGVSTQTVSRVTNGGEGVNANTLKKVQEAIDQLGYVPNKGAQLLVRKKAKVFGVITLEMTMEGASSIVNGIRLESEKAGYAISIAVSNSEEKNLENAIRELKSQQVDVVFVNLPVQKELAENLVAKHKHLPFLFIDVSPEANVSQVAADHYKGAALIAELMLKQGRKRFALLNGPAHSHAANLRKQAWLDILESSDAEIVTIETGDWSAESGYYETAKLLLRPQNIDTLLVGNDQMALGALRACAEQKYTVPAQIAVTGFDDTINSAYYNPPLTTVHQNFLEIGKQAVKQILIQLKNESNISKMVIPVQLIERQSTMPVKENLNAVKEIKDLLQKIQTLLPNS
- a CDS encoding glycoside hydrolase family 97 protein, coding for MKNTFSLMAAVLLILFGATTTSAADKKVIVKSPDGKTQAEVSIGKSIYYTISQDGVQVLEPSHLSMTLSDGTIWGLGSKIKNIKTAKVNDVINAHFYKSKTVRDEYNNVIVTFNDHWSLEFRAYNDGVAYRFASTKKGNYEVVSEQAQYKFAHDVETTVPYVYSPGTMEHQLFQSFENQYTRSKISDLDKNRLMFLPLSIESKNQKRITITESDLRNYPGMYLTTSIGKNTMNAFFAPLRDDVEEHAGYNNLQVIVKSRHPFIAKVNAPRSFPWRAAIVTRNDVELANTTMSYKLAAKNAIGDTSWIKPGKVAWDWWNNWNLEGVDFKAGIDNRTYKYYIDFASKNGIEYVILDEGWSVNKVYDLMQVVPEIDIKELVDYAKERNVDIILWAGYYAFDKDMEEVCKHYSEMGVKGFKVDFMNGDDQELVYFNERSAQMCAKYKLIVDLHGTYKPAGLQRTYPNILNFEGVHGLEQMKWQPKECDQVTYDVTFPFIRMISGPVDYTQGAMNNAVKALNTITNEVETQYAPNFSKPMSQGTRTHQFAEYVIFFSPLNMLCDTPTNYEKNPVSTEFIASIPTTWDETITVDGKIGEYIITARRKGNDWYIGGLNNWDAREITINVKEITGKSGTATVFKDGPNADMNGVDFVKKTENIKDTFTVRMAPGGGFVVKI